A genomic region of Nostoc sp. UHCC 0702 contains the following coding sequences:
- a CDS encoding monovalent cation/H(+) antiporter subunit G has translation MINILSYGCIVIGIVFWFWGTSYLLGKRSLLFKLHTLSVSDTLGSISIVFGLLLKIPREWPLLILGIICLAMWNTMLGYVLAYCSSTGGEDE, from the coding sequence ATGATTAATATATTAAGTTATGGCTGCATAGTTATAGGCATTGTCTTCTGGTTTTGGGGGACATCTTACCTATTGGGCAAGCGATCGCTATTATTCAAACTGCATACTCTTTCGGTTTCAGATACCCTTGGTTCAATCAGTATCGTTTTTGGGTTGCTGCTGAAGATACCCAGAGAATGGCCACTGCTAATTCTCGGCATCATTTGCTTGGCAATGTGGAACACGATGCTGGGGTATGTGTTGGCATACTGTTCTAGTACTGGGGGTGAGGATGAATAA
- a CDS encoding phycocyanobilin:ferredoxin oxidoreductase, with translation MQTSLRSRQHSLIHKLANCIEEIWQTYLDLSAYQVPEDLGYVEGCLEGQRLVIENHCYQTPQFRKLHLELAQVGNSLDILHCVMFPNPEYALPIFGADVVGGRESISAAIADLSPIASDRSLPKNYQTALSTLSAIEFSQPRALPQWADIFSDFCLFVRPIGTLEEEAFLMRVREFLTLHCQIASTTTSLTSRLEVAKVLAGQQYYCTKQQQNDKTRRVLEKSFGSEWTERYMSTMLFDCTVHSQQSSVIGKHGKRETQSL, from the coding sequence ATGCAAACATCCCTGCGATCGCGTCAGCATTCCCTGATTCACAAACTGGCAAATTGCATTGAAGAAATTTGGCAAACTTACCTAGATTTATCTGCCTATCAAGTTCCAGAAGATTTAGGTTATGTTGAAGGTTGCCTAGAAGGACAGCGGCTAGTCATTGAAAATCATTGCTACCAGACACCGCAGTTTCGCAAGCTTCATTTGGAATTAGCTCAGGTAGGCAATTCACTGGATATTCTTCACTGCGTGATGTTCCCCAATCCTGAATATGCTTTACCAATTTTTGGAGCGGATGTGGTGGGAGGGCGAGAAAGCATCAGTGCTGCAATTGCTGATTTGTCTCCCATCGCTAGCGATCGTTCATTGCCAAAAAACTACCAAACAGCTTTATCAACTTTATCTGCCATCGAATTTTCTCAACCACGCGCTTTGCCCCAGTGGGCTGATATTTTTTCCGATTTTTGTCTGTTTGTGCGCCCAATTGGCACGCTAGAAGAAGAGGCTTTTCTAATGCGAGTTCGAGAATTTTTAACCTTACATTGTCAAATTGCCAGTACAACAACTTCTTTAACTTCGCGCCTTGAAGTAGCTAAAGTTCTCGCAGGGCAACAATATTACTGCACAAAACAGCAACAGAATGATAAAACTCGCCGAGTTCTAGAAAAATCCTTTGGATCAGAATGGACAGAACGTTATATGTCTACCATGCTTTTTGACTGTACTGTTCACAGTCAACAGTCATCAGTCATAGGAAAACACGGGAAGCGGGAAACTCAGTCACTTTAG
- a CDS encoding cation:proton antiporter subunit C, translating to MLEASVFATILCGFFGIILKKNLVMKIVSMDVMSTGVIAYYVLIASREGLFTPILSNVKKGTYADPVPQAVILTAIVIGFSIQALMLVGVMKLSRDNPTLESNEIEKNNTP from the coding sequence GTGTTAGAAGCAAGCGTATTCGCCACAATATTGTGCGGATTTTTTGGCATCATCCTGAAAAAAAACCTGGTGATGAAGATTGTCTCAATGGATGTGATGAGTACAGGGGTTATCGCCTATTACGTGCTGATTGCATCACGAGAAGGCTTATTCACACCAATTTTATCAAATGTCAAAAAGGGCACTTACGCAGATCCGGTTCCCCAGGCGGTTATATTGACGGCGATTGTGATCGGCTTTTCAATTCAAGCCTTAATGTTGGTCGGTGTCATGAAATTGTCACGGGATAATCCCACATTGGAAAGCAACGAGATCGAGAAGAACAATACACCATGA
- a CDS encoding cation:proton antiporter, with translation MTTITIAWIALPFLVGFVIYLVPKLDKYLALGMAVVSAGYASQLFVAQSPLELKLLDNFGVTLTLDELTGYFILTNGLVTAAVILYCWHSNKTAFFYAQTMMLHGSVNAAFACTDFISLYVALEVSGIAAFLLIAYPRTDRAIWVALRYLFISNVSMLFYLVGAVLAYQTNHSFAFSALRGAPPEAFALIFLGLMVKGGIFVSGLWLPLTHSESETPVSALLSGVVVKTGVYPLVRCALILDEVDPIIRIFGVGTALLGVFYAMFEKDTKRMLAFHTISQLGFILAAPIVGGFYALTHGLVKSALFLIAGVLPSRNFKELQHKPINTAVWIALVIASFSISGFPLLSGFGAKVLTMKNLAPWQVIAMNVAALGTAISFAKFIFLPRGGKEEVKPGFWPGIILLIAALIVANVVYYQAYTVANIIKPLATIGIGWLVYLLIVQRLVVKLPRVLEQFEHLVGFMSLMLVLLFWMVLA, from the coding sequence ATGACTACCATTACGATCGCCTGGATTGCACTACCGTTTTTGGTGGGGTTCGTTATTTATTTGGTTCCCAAGCTTGACAAATACCTCGCCTTGGGCATGGCTGTGGTTTCGGCCGGATATGCATCGCAGTTATTTGTTGCTCAGTCGCCCCTGGAACTGAAATTGCTGGATAACTTCGGTGTCACCTTAACGCTTGACGAATTGACCGGCTACTTTATCCTGACAAATGGGCTGGTAACGGCTGCGGTCATCCTCTACTGTTGGCACAGCAATAAGACAGCTTTTTTTTACGCCCAGACCATGATGTTGCATGGCAGCGTCAATGCCGCATTCGCTTGTACAGATTTTATCAGTTTATATGTGGCGTTAGAAGTCAGTGGTATTGCCGCATTTCTCTTAATTGCTTATCCCCGCACTGATCGAGCAATTTGGGTGGCCTTGCGCTATTTATTTATTAGCAACGTGTCCATGCTGTTTTATCTGGTGGGCGCGGTACTAGCCTATCAGACAAATCACTCGTTTGCTTTTTCTGCTTTGCGGGGCGCTCCACCAGAGGCGTTTGCCCTGATTTTTTTGGGGCTAATGGTAAAAGGGGGGATATTTGTATCGGGTTTGTGGCTACCGTTGACTCACTCGGAATCGGAAACGCCGGTGTCAGCCTTGCTATCGGGAGTCGTTGTGAAAACTGGAGTCTATCCTTTGGTGCGTTGTGCGCTGATTTTGGATGAGGTTGACCCCATAATTAGAATCTTCGGAGTGGGGACAGCGCTTCTGGGAGTGTTCTACGCCATGTTTGAAAAAGATACTAAGCGAATGCTGGCGTTTCACACTATTTCCCAATTAGGTTTTATCCTTGCTGCACCTATAGTCGGCGGTTTTTATGCGCTGACTCACGGCTTGGTAAAATCGGCGCTGTTTTTGATAGCGGGTGTCTTACCAAGCCGCAACTTTAAGGAGTTACAACATAAGCCCATCAATACCGCAGTCTGGATTGCCCTAGTCATAGCCAGCTTCTCAATATCGGGCTTTCCATTGCTGTCTGGCTTTGGGGCGAAGGTGTTGACAATGAAGAATCTTGCACCTTGGCAAGTCATCGCCATGAACGTTGCAGCCTTGGGAACGGCAATATCGTTTGCCAAATTCATATTTCTGCCGCGTGGGGGAAAAGAGGAGGTAAAGCCAGGTTTCTGGCCTGGGATAATACTGTTGATCGCTGCGCTGATTGTCGCCAACGTTGTGTACTATCAGGCCTACACCGTGGCGAATATCATCAAACCACTAGCAACCATCGGCATTGGCTGGTTAGTATATTTGTTGATTGTTCAAAGATTAGTAGTCAAGCTGCCGCGTGTACTTGAGCAATTTGAGCATCTGGTCGGTTTTATGAGTCTGATGTTGGTACTACTCTTTTGGATGGTATTAGCATGA
- a CDS encoding CHASE2 domain-containing protein, protein MSKLVVINLEKGNLIDGFSPVTAQIWDNKTRPIQFTGSLPSAPEISETYKRFKIIYQSLYHAIRRRSRLEIEDVGLTNVSEVDFTEVSHLLQEQINIWLNSNSFRSIDQQLRARLLLNEEIQIIIETSDSLLQKLPWHLWNFFDDYQNAEVALSIPKYEKIKTFRKNHINKVRILAVLGNSEGINIEQDRAVLEQLPNATTIFLVEPSRQEFDQWLWHQDGWDILFFAGHSQSYGNTGSIQINQTSSLKISELKNALKYAIKRGLRLAIFNSCDGLGLANQLAQWHIPQLIVMRENVPDVVAQTFLKYFLTAFADNQSFYLAVRYARERLQGLEDDFPGASWLPTICQNPAEEPPTWNELCGKTSKISFSWFNKQSLQKVLLTSLVVTGLLLGVRSQGIIQEWELKAFDGMMRLRPDEGSDQRLLLVTVTEADIQAQQKRQKSSLSDDVLAQLLQILAKSKPRAIGLDIYRDFPVESQYPDLAVELRQNQNFFAICKVSESSKNGVSPPPEIPTQRLGFSDIVRDGDFIVRRHLLILTPDPQSPCKTSYSLGVRLASQYLAQQGISLQINDQGQLQAGKVVFKPIDVPTGSYQQFDARGHQILLNYRSTKQIARQVTLTQILNGQFDSNWISDRIVLIGVNAESIKDAFLTPYSMGTMPYKEVPGVLLHAEMVSQILSAVLDHRPLLWVWPSWIEAFWIWGWSLIGGMVALYSVTRLQLALIASAAITLLYGCCFGLLLYGGWIPFLPPAIVLISTACILMSYNSLSINQKK, encoded by the coding sequence ATGAGTAAGTTAGTAGTGATTAACCTAGAAAAAGGTAATTTGATTGACGGTTTTTCTCCTGTCACTGCCCAGATATGGGATAATAAAACTCGACCTATACAATTTACAGGTAGTTTACCATCAGCACCAGAAATTTCAGAAACTTATAAAAGGTTTAAAATAATTTATCAATCGCTCTATCATGCAATCAGAAGGCGTTCTCGACTAGAAATTGAAGACGTTGGCTTAACAAATGTGAGTGAAGTTGACTTCACAGAAGTTTCCCATCTGTTACAGGAACAAATAAATATTTGGTTAAACTCAAACTCTTTTCGGAGCATAGACCAACAATTACGAGCGCGATTGCTTTTAAACGAAGAAATTCAAATAATTATCGAAACAAGTGATAGCTTACTGCAAAAGCTTCCTTGGCATCTATGGAATTTCTTTGATGACTACCAAAATGCTGAAGTAGCACTAAGTATACCAAAATATGAAAAAATTAAAACCTTCAGAAAAAATCATATTAATAAAGTTAGAATTTTAGCTGTTTTAGGTAATAGTGAAGGAATTAATATCGAGCAAGACCGAGCAGTGCTTGAGCAGTTGCCAAATGCTACAACAATATTTTTAGTAGAACCCTCACGCCAAGAATTTGATCAGTGGCTTTGGCATCAAGATGGTTGGGATATTTTATTTTTTGCTGGGCATAGTCAAAGTTATGGAAATACAGGTTCTATTCAAATTAATCAAACCAGTAGTTTAAAGATATCTGAATTAAAAAATGCTTTAAAATATGCGATTAAGCGTGGTCTGAGGTTAGCAATTTTCAACTCTTGCGATGGTTTGGGACTAGCAAATCAGTTAGCTCAGTGGCATATTCCCCAACTTATTGTCATGCGAGAAAATGTGCCAGATGTGGTAGCACAAACATTTTTAAAGTATTTTCTCACAGCTTTTGCTGATAATCAATCTTTCTATTTAGCAGTGCGGTATGCGCGAGAAAGGTTGCAAGGTTTAGAAGATGACTTTCCTGGTGCTTCTTGGCTACCCACAATTTGTCAAAATCCAGCAGAAGAACCACCTACTTGGAATGAATTATGCGGTAAAACCAGCAAAATTTCTTTTTCTTGGTTCAACAAGCAAAGTCTGCAAAAAGTTTTGCTGACAAGTCTAGTAGTGACTGGCTTATTGTTGGGAGTGCGATCGCAAGGAATAATTCAAGAATGGGAACTAAAAGCTTTTGATGGTATGATGCGGCTTAGACCTGATGAAGGGTCAGATCAACGCCTGTTATTGGTGACAGTTACCGAAGCTGATATTCAAGCTCAACAAAAAAGGCAAAAGTCGTCTTTATCAGATGATGTATTAGCGCAATTATTGCAGATATTAGCAAAATCAAAGCCGAGAGCTATAGGTTTAGATATCTATCGTGATTTTCCAGTAGAATCTCAATATCCAGATTTAGCAGTTGAGTTGCGACAGAATCAAAACTTTTTTGCAATCTGTAAAGTTAGCGAAAGTAGCAAAAACGGTGTTTCACCTCCACCAGAAATTCCGACTCAACGTCTAGGCTTTAGTGATATAGTCCGCGATGGCGATTTTATTGTTCGTCGTCATTTGCTAATTTTAACCCCAGATCCGCAATCACCTTGTAAAACCAGTTATTCATTAGGAGTACGGTTAGCTAGTCAATACTTAGCACAACAAGGTATTTCGCTGCAAATTAATGATCAAGGACAGTTACAGGCTGGTAAAGTAGTTTTTAAACCTATAGACGTTCCTACAGGTAGTTACCAACAATTTGACGCACGCGGACATCAAATCCTGCTGAATTATCGCTCTACAAAGCAGATTGCCCGGCAAGTAACTCTGACACAGATTTTAAATGGTCAATTCGATTCTAACTGGATTAGCGATCGCATCGTCTTAATAGGCGTTAATGCTGAAAGTATAAAAGACGCTTTCCTAACACCTTACAGTATGGGGACTATGCCTTACAAAGAAGTCCCAGGAGTATTACTTCATGCCGAGATGGTAAGTCAGATACTCAGTGCAGTTTTAGATCATCGACCTCTATTGTGGGTTTGGCCTTCATGGATTGAGGCTTTTTGGATTTGGGGTTGGTCTTTGATCGGCGGTATGGTAGCTTTATATAGTGTCACAAGATTGCAACTAGCATTGATAGCTAGTGCTGCAATCACTCTTTTATATGGATGCTGTTTTGGTCTGTTGCTGTATGGAGGTTGGATACCATTTTTACCTCCAGCTATTGTATTGATAAGTACTGCTTGTATCTTGATGTCATACAATTCATTGTCAATCAATCAGAAAAAATAG
- a CDS encoding DUF4040 domain-containing protein has product MNKYDLFIYLITALLPLSACMLVLQVNPYNALVIRGILGAVAALLYVLLGAADVALTEALVGTMLAITLYAIAVRSSLVMRLGIIQNKVSEAEGDALPQGNFGQLMDELRTIFGKRHMRLDLVPYSNTQALERALMEKEVHATCVRLEDNTQDQATNQQENLSYHTAIRVKRIYDIMQSELASPSTSLTYVNTPVEGEEHQ; this is encoded by the coding sequence ATGAATAAATACGATCTGTTTATCTATCTGATCACTGCCTTGCTGCCATTGTCTGCTTGTATGTTAGTACTGCAAGTTAATCCATACAATGCCTTGGTAATTCGGGGAATACTGGGAGCCGTGGCAGCATTATTATATGTGCTTTTGGGTGCGGCGGATGTGGCTTTGACTGAAGCATTAGTGGGTACCATGCTGGCAATCACTCTCTATGCGATCGCAGTGCGTTCATCGCTGGTCATGCGTCTTGGTATCATCCAAAACAAAGTAAGTGAGGCAGAGGGCGATGCTTTACCACAGGGTAATTTTGGGCAACTGATGGATGAGTTACGCACAATTTTTGGCAAACGCCATATGCGTCTTGATCTAGTTCCTTACTCAAATACGCAAGCCTTGGAACGGGCGCTGATGGAAAAAGAAGTCCATGCAACTTGTGTCAGACTCGAAGACAATACTCAAGACCAGGCGACCAATCAACAAGAAAACTTATCCTATCACACCGCCATCAGGGTGAAACGCATCTATGACATCATGCAAAGCGAACTTGCATCACCATCGACCAGCCTCACCTATGTAAATACACCAGTTGAAGGGGAGGAGCATCAATGA
- a CDS encoding Na+/H+ antiporter subunit E produces MIGYLNLLLRLAIWFLLTANLSVANIIIGVSIALLLPHNYKTQEKLKDWLRALWQIIIAIPIAYIEALDIIFHPHTEEEIVMERVPARRTPGLIFLDIFIITFTPKTVVVKYHEDGWYEVHRIQRRKKS; encoded by the coding sequence ATGATTGGATATCTGAATCTATTATTGCGACTGGCTATCTGGTTTCTGCTCACTGCTAATCTGAGTGTGGCAAATATCATCATCGGTGTGAGTATCGCGCTCTTATTACCACACAACTATAAAACACAGGAAAAATTAAAAGATTGGCTGCGGGCGCTGTGGCAAATCATCATAGCGATTCCCATCGCTTATATCGAAGCATTGGACATCATCTTCCATCCCCATACTGAAGAAGAGATAGTAATGGAACGTGTCCCCGCAAGAAGGACACCCGGACTGATATTCCTAGATATATTCATCATTACCTTTACACCAAAAACCGTTGTTGTGAAATATCACGAAGATGGCTGGTACGAAGTACACCGGATTCAAAGAAGGAAAAAATCATGA
- a CDS encoding response regulator gives MKILLVEDDESLIAVLTKSLLAHHYVVDTVKDGEMGWNYGSTFEYDLIVLDIILPKLDGISLCQRFRAEGYTTPILLLTAQDTSTAKVKGLDAGADDYVVKPFDGLELIARIRALLRRTSVNPLPLLTWGDLLLNPSTCEVTYNNQPLILTTQEYRLLELLLWDSQHVFSTNEILDRLWSSEEFPAEATVRSHIRRLRHKLVAAGAPPDFIATVHGRGYYLKAPAQETKLQPTQSPRQVYPFNHWENGQWEMQTRAKGNSGKMRENNQCPMPITIGDRHLDQQAQYLAFLNETWITTRQKSLEQLTVLSQALKDLQADSLDCQLQEQAQHIAHKLAGTLGTFRLTKGMQLARQLENLLNSYKPLQLQQALLMETLVNALQQEIDHNTSIHSNQSPSEHSPAQGANSPLLLIVDPDPNFSESLTSVAASYQIRTAIAPTIEAATATFNSTSHPQAILLHLPSVKSGCQTTDFLEWLQMLSEHHPHLPILVVGDGSDLTNRLQVVRHGGKLFWEPSIAPQQAIAAVVQLLSGSDMAAKVMIVDDDQDWLQTLPMLLNPWGFEVTTLAEPEQFWTVLQTVSPDVLVLDVNMPQINGFELCQVVRSDLRWRQLPILFLSVLSDAKTQNQAFNLGADDYLCKPVIAVDLANRIRNRLQRVRAWAS, from the coding sequence ATGAAAATATTGCTTGTAGAAGATGATGAGTCACTAATTGCCGTTTTGACCAAGAGCCTATTGGCACACCACTATGTCGTGGATACTGTCAAAGATGGTGAAATGGGTTGGAATTATGGTTCCACATTTGAGTATGACCTGATAGTGTTGGACATTATATTGCCTAAGTTGGATGGCATTAGTTTATGCCAGCGCTTCCGGGCAGAAGGATACACTACGCCAATTTTATTACTAACGGCTCAGGATACAAGCACCGCTAAAGTTAAGGGATTAGATGCAGGCGCGGATGACTATGTAGTCAAGCCGTTTGATGGCTTAGAACTAATCGCCCGCATTCGGGCATTACTGAGACGCACTAGCGTCAACCCCTTACCTTTACTGACTTGGGGAGATTTACTATTAAACCCCAGCACTTGTGAAGTCACCTACAACAATCAACCCCTAATCCTCACAACCCAAGAATATAGGTTGCTAGAACTGCTGCTTTGGGATAGCCAGCATGTATTTAGTACCAACGAGATTTTAGACCGATTATGGTCTTCAGAGGAATTTCCCGCTGAGGCAACGGTACGCTCCCATATCCGTCGGTTACGTCATAAACTTGTAGCAGCAGGTGCGCCTCCAGATTTTATTGCCACAGTGCATGGACGCGGATATTACCTGAAAGCACCCGCACAAGAAACAAAACTCCAGCCTACACAAAGCCCTCGGCAAGTCTATCCCTTCAACCACTGGGAGAATGGGCAATGGGAAATGCAGACAAGGGCAAAAGGGAACAGTGGAAAGATGAGGGAGAATAACCAATGCCCCATGCCCATTACCATAGGCGATCGCCACCTAGACCAGCAAGCACAATACCTAGCCTTCCTCAATGAAACCTGGATCACCACCAGACAAAAAAGCTTGGAACAATTGACAGTGCTATCTCAAGCACTAAAAGACTTACAAGCTGATTCACTCGACTGTCAACTTCAAGAACAAGCTCAACATATTGCTCACAAACTAGCAGGAACTCTAGGAACTTTTCGACTCACAAAGGGAATGCAGCTAGCACGGCAACTGGAAAATTTGCTAAATAGTTACAAACCTTTGCAACTACAACAGGCGCTGCTGATGGAGACTCTGGTAAACGCCCTACAACAGGAAATTGATCACAACACCTCAATCCACAGCAATCAGTCGCCCTCTGAGCATTCACCAGCCCAAGGCGCAAATTCACCGCTGTTGTTGATTGTAGATCCAGATCCCAACTTCAGCGAATCCTTGACAAGTGTAGCGGCAAGTTATCAAATTCGCACAGCGATCGCACCAACGATTGAGGCGGCTACAGCCACTTTCAACTCGACATCCCATCCTCAAGCGATTCTGCTTCACCTACCCTCAGTTAAATCTGGGTGTCAGACAACAGACTTTCTAGAATGGTTGCAAATGCTGTCAGAACATCACCCCCACCTGCCGATTCTCGTTGTCGGCGATGGCAGCGACTTGACAAATCGACTGCAAGTGGTGCGTCACGGGGGTAAACTCTTCTGGGAACCATCCATTGCTCCCCAACAAGCGATCGCTGCTGTAGTGCAACTGCTGAGTGGGTCAGATATGGCAGCGAAAGTGATGATTGTAGATGATGATCAAGATTGGTTACAAACGCTACCGATGTTACTCAATCCTTGGGGATTTGAAGTTACCACCCTCGCAGAGCCTGAGCAATTCTGGACGGTGCTACAAACTGTAAGCCCCGACGTGCTGGTCTTAGATGTGAATATGCCCCAGATCAATGGTTTTGAATTATGCCAGGTAGTACGCAGTGATCTGCGTTGGCGACAGTTACCAATTTTATTTTTGAGCGTACTGAGCGATGCAAAAACCCAGAATCAAGCTTTTAACTTAGGTGCTGATGACTACTTGTGCAAGCCAGTAATAGCCGTAGACCTTGCTAACCGCATCCGTAACCGCCTCCAGCGAGTGCGAGCATGGGCAAGTTGA